AAATTGGTGAATTTCAATTCTTTTTATTCATATAACAAACATTGTATCGTCGCCGAAATTGTGTAACATTTAAAACAGCGTTATCGaattaatatttaacataaattAGCATATCAGCTTTCTAGAACAGTGAAAGTGTGCTGTACATAAAGCCATCGATCAATTGTATTTTTTCAAAAACAATACCCCAATTTATCCTcgttaatatttgaataaagcaTTAAAACTCTAAACGAGAggaaaagtaataataaaacgaTAACTTGCCGTAACCTAAGCTCGCATTAAGAACATTTTCTTTCACGAATTGTCACAAGGATCCGTTTGACTTCTCGCTGACGAAACAATAATTACTGTTGCTGTACAAAACGGTTGGATTTTCACGCACATTATACACATAATAACGAACGGAACAGTCCGACATAACCTCAAACGTGCCTGTGTACACTGCATCAACTGTAGATATGTACATCGATAAGAATTCCGCTGAGGTCAAGTTTGTTTACCCCGCGATGCGTGTGTATTTATAGCTTTCCTGTTACGATCCATTTGGCGGTGCAATGGCACCGTGTGCGAGACTTTACATGTCTAACAGCGGTTGATATGCTCAGATTCTTTTTTCGGGCCCAAAGATCGTAAAGACGACCACAAGTTTTTTTAGCAAAAATAGAAAACCGCTAGCGCAGTAAAATTCATGCATTTCCTAGGATAATTCTGTTTGAAATCTCCATAGAATACTTCGAGTCGCTTTCGTCGGTGCCGCCGCGTATCTTTGTATGTGTGGGACACACTGTAGAGgggaaagaacgaagaacgaagggAGGAAAACAAGGGAGTTAAAAAAACTCATCTATGCGAAAGTATTAATCGTTTTCATAGGAAAAGTTGCTGAACGATGAACAGCTTAACATTCGTACGATTTTAATACGATCGATAGAGTTATTCTACAAACGTAATGAATACATCGCTACTGTACGACCAGCACTCGGCCATTGAGccgaacagcaaacaacaaattGTACGCTCGAATCGGTCAACACGCTCTTGCTACGTAACATAATTACATGCTGTTGTAATTACCGTGTGCAAGGCTGGAGATGGCTGCTCCACGGGATCGTTGTCTTCCTTGCAAAATAACAACAATACACAATTATAGCATTTTATACGACGTTGAGTTAAAGGAAACATCTATCCACCATGCGGTATGGTGGGCCTACGTGACCACACTGGTTCATTGTCGCTACTCGTTGCAGAACTTCGCCTCTGCTATTGGTCCTTGCTCAAATGGTATCAACCAATCGTCTGACAGTTTGGGGCGCGGTTCGTTTGTGTCTCAAAAAGATGTCCGAATGCTTTTACTCCATTTTTCAGTTTGTGttcgaaaattttgaataaatttattacacattgatttgaaatttatAATTCATGTTCTTGTATTtcttaaataaaatgtttctcaCAGTTAACGAAAATGTATGAAAAGGACTATGAAAAAAAATACTTAACTAAGTATTTGCACTTAGTTTAGTTACATATATCAATCAAAGAcacttacttatttattattgttaatgtTGCTTTATTGAATGCCACTAATTCTCGTTTATTTTGTACCTATATTCAAACTACAACATAAAGTACACACAATCTTTATTTTCAATCAGATTCATCATGATACACGtatataatgaaaaataaatttcaaaaaatcatcAGTAATATGCTATATTATAAGAAATGGTATTTTCTATAGTTACAAAAATGTTGAATGCGAGTATAAATTCTTGTACATTTGaagaacaatttttaaattacttCAAAATAATGAAGGAACACAAAGAAGATAACAACTGCTTATACGTTGactatgatattatatatttttatcctAAGACCTGTTATTTGTAGGGTAGTAAATATTGTCACTCATTCCGTCGGTTTCAGTGACTAAAGCACGTTCCAGGATGACACGGCCCTCTTTGTAACGTTGATTATCGTCTGTTGCAAATTCATATGACCACCCAAGCTTAGCATCACAGTTTTTGCAGCTGACATCTCTGACCATGTGACGACCCGTCAGCATCACTCTATCCTGTACGTCGCTGTGTATCATTGCAGATGAATTAAATTACGAATATGCAATAATTTCATAAGATTATTCCATTAGTACAATTTCTTTGAGATTTTGTACATGTAACAATGGTAACCTGTGTGCTAAACATTGCTAAAAATCTAAATATACGCATCAATAAAAAAAATCATGAACCTAAGaataaatagataatataaaaaaagaaaaaagtgacGATGAAGATAAAACTATATCTCTTTTgcttttgtaaataattttattaagataatACAAGTGCTAGATTTTGTTATCAGTGTCAGTAATCTACATTGAAACCCAccaatcaaaataaaaataataccaCATTATGCACTCGTATTTAATTCAAAAGAAAGACTGAAGAAAAAactctaattattatttttctttcgcGTGCACTTATATAAATTTCGGTTCGCAGAAAATAGTTATTCGCGAATATAACATATTCTATTCTCTTAGGTAC
The window above is part of the Megalopta genalis isolate 19385.01 chromosome 2, iyMegGena1_principal, whole genome shotgun sequence genome. Proteins encoded here:
- the Yippee gene encoding yippee zinc finger protein: MGVIFLEHIGGTRLFSCASCDTNLTNRAQLISTRFTGATGRAFLFNKVVNLNYSDVQDRVMLTGRHMVRDVSCKNCDAKLGWSYEFATDDNQRYKEGRVILERALVTETDGMSDNIYYPTNNRS